From the genome of Desulfobaculum xiamenense, one region includes:
- a CDS encoding glycosyltransferase family 9 protein codes for MNAAPCPTIDIDPASVRRILVCQLRQIGDVVLTTPSISLLRKRFPDAQIHVLTMKVNEAVLAQNPDVDKLWLIDRNAHRNIFTQFRFYLRVVQQRFDIIVDFQQLPRIRNVVALARFFKPYSERQIRLSFTPPWYNRPFYTHWCKMINGYAAKAKASVLRPLGIEWNGERPSMRFTTEERAQADATLYELGIGRHDFLVTVDPTHRRETRCWPAEYYGRLAAMAAEANPRIKFLVFHGPGEEEEVQKVEQAANSPAVIVPKRLFSIREMSTLIARANMHFGNCSAPRHIAVAVGTPTFTVLGSTSSAWTFPAPEHEHFSLGLDCQPCNDNACRLGDIRCLRNLTPERLLPEFMERVARYDREA; via the coding sequence TGGTGCTGACCACGCCGTCCATTTCGCTTTTGCGCAAGCGCTTCCCAGACGCACAGATCCACGTGCTGACCATGAAGGTCAACGAAGCGGTGCTGGCCCAGAATCCGGACGTGGACAAGCTGTGGCTCATCGACCGCAACGCCCACCGCAACATCTTCACCCAGTTCCGGTTCTACCTACGCGTCGTGCAGCAGCGCTTCGACATCATCGTCGATTTTCAGCAGCTTCCGCGCATCCGCAACGTCGTGGCGCTGGCGAGATTCTTCAAGCCCTACTCGGAGCGGCAGATTCGCCTGTCCTTCACTCCCCCGTGGTACAACCGCCCGTTCTACACGCACTGGTGCAAGATGATCAACGGGTACGCGGCCAAGGCCAAGGCCAGCGTGCTGCGCCCGCTGGGCATCGAATGGAACGGCGAACGTCCGAGCATGCGCTTCACCACCGAGGAACGGGCGCAGGCGGACGCCACCCTCTACGAACTGGGCATTGGCCGCCACGACTTCCTCGTCACCGTGGACCCGACCCACCGCCGCGAAACGCGTTGCTGGCCCGCAGAGTACTACGGACGCCTCGCCGCCATGGCCGCCGAGGCCAACCCGAGAATCAAATTCCTCGTCTTCCACGGGCCAGGCGAAGAGGAAGAAGTCCAGAAGGTCGAGCAGGCGGCAAACTCCCCCGCTGTCATCGTGCCCAAGCGCCTGTTCTCCATTCGCGAGATGTCGACGCTCATCGCGCGGGCCAACATGCATTTCGGCAACTGCTCGGCACCGCGCCACATTGCCGTGGCCGTGGGCACGCCGACCTTCACCGTGCTCGGTTCGACCAGCAGCGCATGGACCTTCCCCGCGCCGGAACACGAGCACTTCTCACTGGGTCTCGACTGTCAGCCCTGCAACGACAACGCCTGCCGCCTCGGCGACATCCGCTGCCTGCGCAACCTTACGCCCGAACGCCTCCTGCCCGAATTCATGGAGCGCGTGGCCCGCTACGACAGGGAGGCCTGA